One stretch of Microplitis mediator isolate UGA2020A chromosome 9, iyMicMedi2.1, whole genome shotgun sequence DNA includes these proteins:
- the LOC130674471 gene encoding uncharacterized protein LOC130674471, producing MKWIWGIGKTILCLLFVSAVESHLNETIDSSTSALNDLPISQNHTRKLLELCFSDRMNPVIITKDLVKVFHGITDNKEGNISVIAIDKNLNWMNYWYDSKFIVYPSYATVILSGDSIKSKCFVLSPNVFQCLSNKISNIKEHFKSINYWSITTTFLVSGNHCDDASKALGWLWGKEITTSYFLCPNEFNNNTMIYTMNPFGDRAPKPWEKVETQDQPCDVCTLYRMSFIDDAEICSNVTFDKTEILNGYKLGVIMNPSKILRKTKFFFDNLYSAMNMTPVHPYRESGYFHLMSGDPLPLDYSETKLNNIIPYFEQGGYVIVTQKQSFVPTLDQVIDSFFTRERIVMSSVILLVLFLMMFLNNRYDFGATVLDLVAFLLDMGISTPILRLSMRITFMSATLFALIFNPVLQGQVISLLSRPGHRNVQSLKDLIDHDYRVYFRSQEITNKLRENQPWDDDFIVHYWDMFSRNKNNDACLSKVRNDSSVACILDYTELEHIDQNLHYSKEFSNKYRVFLTNRHFPLNERINKIALKLFETGHLNYAERREFYKILLERKRKIERIKELIKHNQLDLEDFELIYITMTLATAWAIIVFGIEVLIKKIVTFLDKRAKESDKRKLMIRETIASTVRRMAIVTQQL from the exons atgaaGTGGATATGGGGAATAGGAAAGACGATTTTGTGTCTTTTATTTGTGAGTGCAGTCGAAAGCCACCTCAACGAAACCATAGATTCTTCGACGTCAGCACTAAACGATCTTCCAATTTCACAGAATCACacg AGAAAATTACTGGAATTGTGTTTTTCCGATCGAATGAACCCAGTGATCATAACTAAAGATTTGGTTAAAGTGTTTCACGGAATCACAGACAATAAGGAAGGAAATATTTCTGTTATCgcaatagataaaaatttgaactggATGAATTACTGGTATGATTCGAAATTCATTGTGTATCCATCTTATGCAACAGTCATTCTGTCAGGCGATTCTATCAAAAGCAAGTGCTTCGTTTTATCGCCCAATGTATTCCAG tgtctCTCTAATAAAATCTCTAACATCAAAGAACATTTcaaatctataaattattgGAGCATCACGACGACGTTCTTGGTTTCCGGAAACCATTGCGACGATGCATCGAAAGCGTTGGGATGGCTCTGGGGAAAAGAAATTACTACATCATACTTCTTATGCCCCAACGAATTTAACAACAATACGATGATCTACACCATGAACCCTTTTGGTGATAGAGCGCCTAAACCCTGGGAGAAAGTGGAAACTCAAGACCAACCATGCGACGTGTGTACACTCTACAGAATGTCGTTTATTGACG ATGCTGAAATTTGTTCTAATGTAACTTTTGACAAAACAGAGATCTTAAACGGATACAAATTAGGTGTCATAATGAATCCATCTAAGATATtacgaaaaacaaaatttttttttgataatttatattcagCTATGAACATGACTCCTGTTCACCCGTATAGGGAAAGtggatattttcatttaatgtcCGGCGATCCATTGCCACTTGACTATTCAGAGACGAAACTTAACAATATCATTCCTTACTTCGAGCAAGGAGGATACGTTATAGTGACACAAAAACAAAGTTTTGTTCCAACTCTCGATCAAGTTATTGACAGTTTTTTCACTCGGGAAAGAATAGTCATGTCATCAGTTATTTTATTGgttctttttttaatgatgTTTCTCAACAACCGGTACGATTTCGGTGCGACCGTTTTAGATCTCGTAGCGTTTCTTCTCGACATGGGAATATCGACTCCAATTCTTCGACTTTCAATGCGTATTACGTTCATGAGCGCAACGTTATTTGCACTGATTTTCAATCCGGTGTTACAGGGGCAAGTGATTTCTCTCTTGAGTAGACCCGGACATAGAAATGTCCAAAGTTTGAAGGACTTGATAGATCATGATTATCGCGTGTATTTCCGTTCTCAGGAAATCACAAACAAATTGCGTGAAAATCAACCATGGGATGATGATTTTATAGTCCACTATTGGGATATGTTCAGTCGAAACAAAAATAACGATGCTTGTCTGTCAAAAGTTAGAAACGATTCCTCCGTTGCTTGTATACTTGACTATACCGAACTTGAACACATTGACCAGAACTTACACTATTCGAaagaattttctaataaatatagGGTCTTCCTGACTAATAGACATTTCCCATTAAATGAGAGAATCAATAAGATTGCCCTTAAATTGTTCGAAACAGGTCATTTAAATTATGCTGAGAGACGTGagttctataaaattttgttggaacGAAAACGAAAAATTGAACGAATTAAGGAATtgataaaacataatcaaCTCGATCTCGAGGATTTTGAATTGATTTACATTACGATGACACTCGCGACGGCTTGGGCGATTATCGTTTTTGGTATCGaagttttgattaaaaaaatagtaacttTCTTAGATAAACGTGCGAAAGAGTCAGACAAAAGAAAATTGATGATCAGAGAGACAATCGCGTCTACCGTTAGACGAATGGCCATTGTCACGCAACAATTGTAA
- the LOC130674248 gene encoding uncharacterized protein LOC130674248 has product MIYTINPFGDRAPEPWEKVETQDKPCDVCTFYRMSFINDAEICSNVTFDKTEILNGYKLGVGIYPPKLLRKTEVFFENLYSAMNMTPVHPHRGSGYLNMNSADPWLIDNLMKGFHNIIPYFEQGGYVIVTQKQSFVPTLDQVIDSFFTRERIVMSSVILLVLFLMMFLNNRYDFGATVLDLVAFLLDMGISTPILRLSMRVTFMSATLFALIFNPVLQGQVISLLSRPGHRNIQSLKDLINHDYRVYFRAQEITEKLRENRPWDDDAMVHFWDMLSRNVSQDDCLSKVRNNSSAACILDYSELEHIDQNLHYSKAFSNKYRVFLTDRHFPLNERINKIALKLFETGHLNYAERREFHKILLERKRKIERIKELIKHNQLDLEDFELIYITMTLATAWAILIFGIEVLIKKIVTFLDKRAKESEKRKLMIRETIASTVRRMANVTQQL; this is encoded by the coding sequence ATGCGGAAATTTGTTCTAATGTAACTTTTGACAAAACAGAGATCTTAAACGGATACAAATTAGGTGTCGGGATTTATCCACCTAAGTTGTTACGAAAAACAGAagttttctttgaaaatttatattcagcTATGAACATGACTCCTGTTCATCCGCATAGGGGAAGtggatatttaaatatgaattctgCCGATCCATGGCTAATTGACAATTTAATGAAGGGATTTCACAATATCATACCTTACTTTGAGCAAGGAGGATACGTGATAGTGACACAAAAACAAAGTTTTGTTCCAACTCTCGATCAAGTTATTGACAGTTTTTTCACTCGGGAAAGAATAGTCATGTCATCAGTTATTTTATTGgttctttttttaatgatgTTTCTCAACAACCGGTACGATTTCGGTGCGACCGTTTTAGATCTCGTAGCGTTTCTTCTCGACATGGGAATATCGACTCCAATTCTTCGACTTTCAATGCGTGTTACGTTCATGAGCGCAACGTTATTCGCACTGATTTTCAATCCGGTGTTACAGGGGCAAGTGATTTCTCTCTTGAGTAGACCCGGACATAGAAATATCCAAAGTTTGAAGGACTTGATAAATCATGATTATCGCGTGTATTTCCGTGCTCAGGAAATCACAGAAAAATTGCGTGAAAATCGACCATGGGATGATGATGCTATGGTCCACTTTTGGGATATGTTGAGTCGAAACGTAAGTCAAGATGATTGTCTGTCAAAAGTTAGAAACAATTCCTCTGCTGCTTGTATACTTGACTATTCCGAACTCGAACACATTGACCAGAACTTACACTATTCGAAAGCATTTTCCAATAAATATCGGGTCTTCCTGACTGATAGACATTTCCCATTAAATGAGAGAATCAATAAGATTGCACTAAAATTGTTCGAAACTGGTCATTTGAATTATGCTGAGAGACGTGAGTTTCATAAGATTTTGTTGGAACGAAAACGAAAAATTGAACGAATTAAGGAATtgataaaacataatcaaCTCGATCTCGAGGATTTTGAATTGATTTACATTACGATGACACTCGCGACAGCTTGGGCGATTCTCATTTTTGGTATCGaagttttgataaaaaaaatagtaacttTCTTAGATAAACGTGCGAAAGAGTCAGAAAAACGAAAATTGATGATCAGAGAGACAATCGCGTCTACCGTTAGACGAATGGCCAATGTCACGCAACAATTGTAA